One genomic window of Halobacterium noricense includes the following:
- a CDS encoding type B DNA-directed DNA polymerase produces MPFSIDFLNDGRVLEWEATAVGAVATERDDYTPRFYVAAHDPATDLNLTTLQSVYDQHPDVVATELVARQPGFRRDEETVLAVDVAHIDRVTPLARQARQLSAYPVGDLACFNVDFSREFRYCLETGADPTPASELSTLRLSVPVTETSNDVYEELSVAGNTVTGSPTDLLTAVQGTLEAHDPDVLVCSTSEIVPTLYEMATDAGVGDFSLSRWPDVDYQQLASRSTYSSYGRVGHSPARYNVPGRAIIDESNTFFYGETNLDGVLDLVSRSNKPVQELAWASIGNVLTAIQICEAHDRGVLVPWNSWRHEFYKPMGTLHDADRGGFIFAPEVGLHENVHELDFSSLYPNIICTRNVSPDVIRCDCHSDREDVLGLGYSICDEQGYLVDVLQPLVDDRDEIKTDIRREQQREVPDQNRLDELEGRSAALKWILVACFGYQGFSNAKFGRIECHEAINAFAREILLTAKQRLEAGGWRVVHGIVDSIWVTPDPDVSDDERESLETLAAEITDTVEIRLEYEAEYEWVAFVPQRESDAGALTKYFGKVTGKDEFKIRGIEARQRSTPEFIEDVQRDCLEILGQTQSPDAVISRLERAISELHAGDVDSDQLVERNRVSKPVEAYTQYTQNVAALERARDQDLAVHPGQDVEYVVVDDEKTSRERVALAHEETDQYDPSYYETRLVRAVESVVSPLGWSRSDIRRRLAKTRTTKITSF; encoded by the coding sequence ATGCCGTTCAGTATCGATTTCCTAAACGACGGCCGCGTTCTGGAGTGGGAGGCAACCGCCGTCGGCGCCGTCGCGACCGAGCGCGATGACTACACCCCACGCTTCTACGTCGCCGCTCACGACCCAGCGACCGACCTCAACCTCACGACACTCCAGTCGGTGTACGACCAGCACCCGGATGTCGTCGCGACCGAACTGGTTGCGCGACAGCCGGGCTTTCGACGAGACGAGGAGACAGTCCTCGCCGTCGACGTCGCCCATATCGACCGTGTCACCCCACTCGCCCGGCAAGCGCGCCAGCTGTCGGCCTATCCAGTCGGTGATCTTGCCTGTTTCAATGTCGATTTCTCGCGAGAGTTCCGGTACTGTCTGGAGACCGGCGCCGATCCGACGCCGGCGAGCGAGCTGTCGACGCTCCGGCTTAGTGTTCCGGTGACCGAAACGAGCAACGACGTCTACGAGGAACTGTCCGTCGCCGGCAACACCGTCACCGGCTCGCCGACGGATCTCCTGACCGCCGTCCAGGGGACGCTCGAAGCACACGATCCGGACGTCCTGGTCTGCTCGACGAGCGAGATCGTCCCGACGCTCTACGAGATGGCGACGGACGCCGGCGTGGGCGACTTCTCGCTGAGTCGGTGGCCGGACGTCGACTACCAGCAGCTTGCGAGCCGATCGACGTACTCGAGCTACGGTCGCGTCGGTCACTCACCGGCGCGGTACAACGTGCCCGGCCGGGCGATCATCGACGAGTCGAACACGTTCTTCTACGGGGAGACCAACCTCGACGGCGTCCTCGACCTCGTGTCGCGCTCGAACAAGCCCGTCCAGGAGCTCGCGTGGGCGTCAATCGGGAACGTGCTCACTGCGATCCAGATCTGCGAGGCCCACGACCGCGGCGTCCTCGTCCCGTGGAACTCCTGGCGCCACGAGTTCTACAAGCCGATGGGGACGCTCCACGACGCCGACCGCGGCGGGTTCATCTTCGCGCCCGAGGTTGGCCTCCACGAGAACGTCCACGAACTCGACTTCTCGAGCCTGTATCCGAATATCATCTGCACGCGGAACGTTTCGCCCGACGTCATTCGGTGTGATTGCCACAGTGATCGCGAGGACGTTCTCGGCCTCGGCTACTCGATTTGCGATGAACAGGGTTACCTCGTCGACGTCCTCCAACCGCTAGTCGACGATCGCGATGAGATCAAGACCGATATTCGTCGCGAACAGCAGCGAGAGGTGCCTGACCAAAACCGTCTCGACGAACTGGAGGGGCGGTCGGCCGCGCTGAAGTGGATTCTCGTCGCGTGCTTTGGATATCAGGGATTCAGTAACGCGAAATTCGGGCGGATCGAGTGCCACGAAGCAATCAACGCGTTCGCTCGGGAGATCCTATTGACTGCGAAACAGCGGTTGGAGGCGGGCGGATGGCGTGTCGTTCACGGGATCGTCGACTCGATCTGGGTGACGCCAGACCCGGACGTCAGCGACGACGAACGAGAATCACTGGAGACGTTGGCCGCCGAGATCACGGACACCGTCGAGATCCGTCTCGAATATGAAGCCGAGTACGAGTGGGTGGCGTTCGTTCCCCAGCGCGAGAGCGACGCCGGCGCGCTGACGAAGTATTTCGGGAAGGTTACGGGCAAGGATGAGTTCAAGATACGCGGCATCGAAGCCCGACAACGATCCACGCCGGAGTTCATTGAAGACGTCCAGCGCGACTGTCTCGAGATCCTCGGTCAAACGCAATCTCCAGACGCGGTTATCAGTCGCTTGGAGCGGGCGATTTCGGAACTTCACGCTGGAGATGTCGATTCCGACCAACTCGTTGAACGGAACCGAGTCTCGAAGCCTGTCGAGGCGTACACGCAGTACACCCAGAACGTGGCGGCACTCGAGCGTGCTCGTGACCAGGACCTCGCTGTCCATCCCGGACAGGATGTCGAGTATGTGGTCGTCGACGACGAGAAGACGTCACGAGAGCGTGTCGCCCTTGCTCACGAAGAGACGGACCAGTATGATCCATCGTACTACGAGACGCGGCTGGTCCGAGCTGTCGAGAGTGTCGTCTCGCCGCTTGGATGGAGTCGGTCGGATATTCGACGAAGGTTGGCAAAGACACGAACGACTAAGATCACCTCGTTCTGA
- a CDS encoding ISH3 family transposase produces MSTTQQADSEIHEDQLLNFLVNTLEEEVPLSLANNAEITTEGIYEVLVGACADGTSVSTLCASSQNGPAANTILYHLRTKFEPKRLERVANTLLRRDIVELLPEQVEVCADLHLRPYYGDEDDTENLYHSEAKRGTTAFHAYATLYARVKNKRYTLAVRRLEDGDTASSVLAEFLGVLDGLDADVKAVYLDRGFYDSKCLTLLQAHNYAYVVPIIQWGKTIQQELAEGWSRVIQHDLTGKLDGHSWTVEFPVYIDCTYLNGRYDDHGVARHGYAADAPFIETPRQARYHYSKRFGIESSYRLSEQAIATTTTRNATVRLLYVVVSLLLQNAWRYLHYEYVATPRRGGRRLWWWPYKEFVNMVRRAAWTALAVRRAVPANRPPDDRFHR; encoded by the coding sequence GTGTCTACGACCCAGCAAGCAGACAGTGAGATTCACGAGGACCAGCTTCTTAACTTTCTCGTCAACACCCTTGAGGAGGAAGTTCCGCTTTCCTTAGCCAATAACGCTGAAATCACTACTGAGGGCATCTATGAGGTCCTCGTCGGCGCTTGCGCCGACGGGACCTCTGTCTCTACGCTCTGTGCGTCGAGTCAGAACGGCCCCGCTGCCAACACGATCCTCTACCATCTCCGGACGAAGTTCGAGCCCAAACGGCTCGAACGAGTCGCTAACACGCTTCTTCGACGAGATATCGTCGAACTGCTTCCTGAGCAGGTGGAGGTCTGCGCAGACCTCCACCTGCGGCCCTACTACGGTGATGAAGACGACACGGAGAACCTCTATCACTCGGAAGCCAAGCGTGGAACCACCGCATTCCACGCCTACGCCACACTCTACGCGCGTGTGAAGAACAAACGATATACGCTGGCGGTGCGCCGTCTCGAAGACGGCGACACCGCCAGCAGTGTCCTCGCTGAGTTTCTTGGTGTACTCGACGGCCTTGACGCCGATGTCAAGGCCGTCTACCTTGATCGCGGATTCTACGACAGCAAGTGTCTCACGCTGTTGCAGGCGCACAACTACGCCTACGTGGTCCCGATCATTCAGTGGGGGAAGACGATTCAGCAGGAACTTGCGGAAGGGTGGAGTCGCGTCATTCAACACGATCTGACGGGGAAACTCGACGGTCACAGCTGGACCGTCGAGTTTCCCGTCTACATCGACTGTACGTACCTGAACGGACGGTACGACGACCACGGTGTGGCGCGTCACGGCTACGCCGCTGACGCGCCGTTTATCGAGACACCACGCCAGGCTCGATACCATTACTCGAAACGCTTCGGTATCGAGTCAAGCTATCGCTTGTCCGAGCAAGCGATAGCGACGACAACGACGCGAAACGCGACGGTGAGACTTCTGTACGTTGTGGTGAGTCTGCTCTTGCAGAATGCGTGGCGGTATCTGCACTACGAATACGTGGCGACGCCGCGCCGAGGCGGGCGTCGCCTCTGGTGGTGGCCGTACAAGGAGTTCGTGAATATGGTTCGGCGGGCTGCGTGGACGGCCCTCGCGGTGCGTCGGGCCGTCCCCGCGAATCGGCCACCTGACGACCGGTTCCACCGGTAG
- a CDS encoding winged helix-turn-helix domain-containing protein, which produces MRPHVPWISKVDDIVLEWLDEQDIAVTPKVLHANLETSVSYSQVNRRLWKLEENGLVERDPDRNDYYAITEKGRKYLHDPDATAEDFPDLTDDTDS; this is translated from the coding sequence ATGCGGCCCCACGTCCCATGGATTAGCAAGGTTGACGATATTGTCCTTGAGTGGCTTGACGAGCAAGATATTGCTGTCACGCCGAAAGTCCTTCATGCGAACCTTGAGACGTCTGTGTCCTATTCACAAGTGAATCGGCGGCTTTGGAAACTCGAAGAAAACGGGCTTGTTGAGCGCGACCCCGACCGCAACGACTACTACGCAATTACAGAGAAGGGGAGAAAATACCTCCACGACCCGGATGCCACCGCCGAGGACTTCCCAGACTTGACCGACGACACCGACAGTTAA
- a CDS encoding winged helix-turn-helix domain-containing protein — protein MSEEMAPADRMIPDGGTEHRNVNDVVEEEWIEETTPFERVYEIIRTTYDPASAGEIADRARVSATTARKHLRTLESAGEVTPSQDGQTTCYRRSETAIVTEHAQSLLAELSPEEIASGIADMKGQIQEWREEYGVDSPEEFARELDVDDVDSDYGALLTEWQTTRRNLALAQATLAIGEASNTGHLTGTDTDDEGDSDASIVV, from the coding sequence ATGTCCGAGGAGATGGCCCCGGCCGATCGAATGATTCCGGATGGCGGGACCGAACATCGCAACGTAAACGATGTCGTCGAAGAAGAATGGATTGAGGAGACGACGCCGTTTGAACGAGTGTACGAAATCATCCGTACTACCTACGACCCTGCGTCCGCCGGAGAGATCGCCGATCGCGCCCGCGTCTCGGCAACCACGGCGCGAAAGCACCTGCGAACGCTCGAAAGCGCTGGCGAAGTGACACCCTCCCAAGACGGGCAGACGACGTGTTACCGACGATCGGAAACGGCGATTGTCACCGAACATGCACAGTCGCTGCTCGCGGAACTGTCCCCGGAAGAGATCGCGTCCGGTATTGCTGATATGAAGGGACAGATACAGGAATGGCGTGAGGAATATGGTGTCGATTCACCCGAAGAATTCGCCCGTGAACTAGACGTCGACGACGTCGATAGCGACTACGGTGCGCTCCTCACGGAATGGCAAACGACGCGACGCAACCTCGCACTCGCACAAGCAACACTCGCAATCGGTGAAGCAAGCAATACTGGCCACCTGACTGGCACAGATACCGACGATGAGGGCGATAGCGATGCATCCATCGTCGTATGA
- a CDS encoding ribonuclease H-like domain-containing protein: protein MTELTTIAFDIETTGFETGDKLTVVGFDSAVSSRVLLNIDGTSPPAALAARLNNTLQTPIQLSLHDSEQDLLNELATFVTSTLTQRDAKLVAYNGERWNGGFDLPFLRTRLCTHGLEWPFGTLPYVDVMDVFETRFNTSEDTLSGVYEELIGAGMNELDPFTDSSEAVTAWEEGTYEPLIIHNVADVRRTRALMELAERYCSKSDFSMKSLEPIV from the coding sequence ATGACTGAGTTGACGACAATCGCCTTCGACATCGAAACAACGGGGTTCGAGACCGGTGACAAACTCACAGTAGTTGGGTTCGACTCGGCGGTCTCGTCGCGAGTGCTTCTCAATATAGATGGAACGTCACCTCCCGCAGCCCTAGCAGCGCGGCTCAACAACACCCTCCAGACACCCATACAGCTCTCACTCCATGACAGCGAACAGGATCTCCTGAACGAACTGGCGACGTTCGTCACGTCGACACTCACCCAACGTGATGCAAAGCTCGTCGCGTACAACGGTGAACGGTGGAACGGCGGATTTGACTTGCCGTTTCTCCGGACTCGCCTCTGTACGCACGGGCTCGAGTGGCCCTTCGGAACGCTGCCATACGTCGACGTGATGGATGTCTTCGAGACACGCTTCAATACCAGCGAAGACACGCTGAGTGGCGTCTACGAGGAACTGATCGGCGCTGGAATGAACGAGCTTGATCCATTTACCGACAGTAGTGAGGCAGTGACTGCGTGGGAGGAGGGCACCTACGAGCCACTCATCATCCACAACGTCGCCGATGTCCGACGGACTCGAGCGTTGATGGAGCTCGCAGAACGGTACTGTTCGAAGTCGGACTTCTCGATGAAGTCACTCGAACCAATCGTCTGA
- a CDS encoding SOS response-associated peptidase: protein MCGRNSLFIDQADLEARFDAEVVADGGYTPRYNIAPGDDLHIITNEAQDEIDAYHWGLIPFWADEPEEGIINARSETADEKSAFKRAWESRPCLVPSSGFYEWKSPNGGSKHPYRIHREDDPAFAMAGLWDVWEGDDETISCVTILTTEPNDLMNSIHDRMPVVLPQDAESDWLAADPDTRKELCQPYPKADLDAYEISTRVNNPGNDDPQVIEPLDHEQSGLGEFSS from the coding sequence ATGTGTGGCCGGAACTCGCTCTTCATCGACCAAGCAGACCTCGAGGCCCGCTTCGACGCCGAGGTCGTCGCGGACGGCGGGTACACCCCCCGATACAACATCGCGCCTGGCGACGACCTCCACATCATCACGAACGAGGCTCAAGACGAGATCGACGCCTACCACTGGGGGCTGATTCCGTTCTGGGCGGACGAGCCCGAGGAGGGCATCATCAACGCTCGCTCCGAGACTGCCGACGAGAAGAGCGCGTTCAAGCGGGCATGGGAATCACGTCCCTGCCTCGTCCCCTCGTCAGGGTTCTACGAATGGAAATCGCCGAACGGCGGGTCGAAACATCCCTACCGGATTCACCGCGAGGACGACCCCGCGTTCGCGATGGCCGGACTCTGGGACGTCTGGGAGGGCGACGACGAGACGATCTCGTGCGTCACGATTCTCACGACGGAGCCGAACGACCTGATGAACTCCATCCACGACCGGATGCCTGTCGTCCTTCCACAAGACGCTGAGTCCGACTGGCTCGCCGCAGATCCGGACACCCGCAAGGAACTGTGCCAGCCGTACCCGAAGGCCGATCTGGACGCCTACGAAATCTCGACGCGGGTCAACAACCCCGGCAACGATGATCCCCAGGTCATCGAGCCGTTGGACCACGAGCAATCCGGCCTCGGCGAGTTCAGTTCCTGA
- a CDS encoding Cdc6/Cdc18 family protein translates to MIRDARVLRAGFVPREVEHRDAEVNHLSSVLEPITNGEPADTAIVTGPSGAGKTCISKFVTERLREEVLDVEAIYVNCWRNYTRFRTLYQILDDLGATIDIHRQSTPHDELVDRLQQHDGPRTVVILDEVDQLEDPSVIYDLHSLPQFAIICIANKEEELFSRVDDRLVSRLRSSEHVRMDKYHDEQLYDILNARAKWGLNEDVITDDQLYRIADAAAGDARLAIGIIRTAAGKADRENHERITDDILLDAAEDARAQIKQKSLDSLTPHQRVVYDIVREYGPVGPSEIHERYSEEVDDPRTKRTIRTYLSKMEQYNLLEAEGTSRDREYSLVDSAAASPMQ, encoded by the coding sequence ATGATCCGCGATGCTCGCGTTCTCCGCGCCGGGTTCGTCCCTCGGGAAGTTGAGCATCGCGACGCCGAAGTCAACCATCTCTCTAGCGTCCTCGAGCCAATCACGAACGGTGAACCCGCCGACACGGCTATCGTCACCGGACCCAGCGGCGCCGGCAAGACGTGCATCTCGAAATTCGTCACGGAACGACTACGTGAAGAGGTCCTCGACGTCGAGGCCATCTACGTCAACTGCTGGCGCAACTACACCCGGTTCCGCACGCTCTACCAGATCCTCGACGACCTCGGCGCGACCATCGACATCCACCGGCAGTCGACGCCGCACGACGAACTCGTTGATCGCCTCCAGCAGCATGACGGCCCGCGAACCGTCGTCATCCTCGATGAGGTCGACCAGCTCGAAGACCCCAGCGTCATCTACGACCTCCACAGCCTCCCGCAGTTCGCGATCATCTGCATCGCGAACAAGGAAGAGGAGCTGTTCAGCCGCGTCGACGACCGCCTCGTGAGCCGGCTGCGCTCCAGCGAACACGTCCGGATGGACAAGTACCACGACGAGCAGCTGTACGACATTCTGAATGCGCGGGCGAAGTGGGGACTCAATGAGGACGTCATCACCGACGACCAGCTCTACCGGATCGCCGACGCGGCCGCCGGCGACGCCCGCCTCGCAATCGGCATCATTCGAACGGCCGCCGGCAAAGCAGATCGCGAGAACCACGAGCGCATCACCGACGACATTCTCCTGGATGCCGCCGAGGATGCTCGGGCCCAGATCAAGCAGAAGAGCCTCGACTCGCTCACGCCGCACCAGCGCGTCGTCTACGACATCGTTCGCGAGTACGGCCCGGTCGGGCCGAGCGAAATCCACGAGCGATATTCCGAGGAGGTCGATGATCCACGGACGAAGCGGACTATCCGCACGTACCTCTCGAAGATGGAGCAGTACAACCTCCTCGAGGCGGAAGGGACGAGCCGAGACCGAGAGTACTCGCTCGTCGATTCAGCGGCGGCGTCGCCGATGCAGTGA
- a CDS encoding AAA family ATPase, producing MRLSSLKIREFRGIRCLDINFSSDGILIYGPNGVGKSSIIQAIEFLLTGEVSNVTGTGTGRKSPTDDIHHREASPEECEVTATFETEDIEVCIQRCLEDGELTLVSRSDEKDDEGLPQSIRTLQAATKSRLNFLTREDLLRFVDAPDSKRGEALNEMLRLDRIDQYRKTLQRAEGDFESQRSQTEEEMDEARREFYDELETGAEEILGKGAPAVASDTTALEVVNALRAEYDADPIDDLGTIEFTDGITEPSQPSVHPLARTKTVDRLGDVASGVDDIREDIIEPFEDLIGTIEKLDSRPKLRRDIQAQSLIQQGQKLVDDDTDQCPLCLDDWSDRDLAGLLDDRRENVTEAEHLRNHISERIDNLQSAFRDLERPLESLIKDLEHEIPEDYEPIISEQERLVEFSEQLAETRNELTSGDLLDIPHIEVDSTELEASLIPADINETLNHLQRISEKVEEPDNQMAAYRTLAVATERYEKYKQTVETLDEKERLHRIAETVFTEFQSVRQQLMDDTLSEIYNEFVSLLDTFSSELMVDPDDGTFQSTDAGVEFRVPFHDGETHRPNLLFSEGQQDIIGLALFLSMTRAVTPESVDLVLLDDVLSSVDADHRANVARILNSEYGDEFQFLFTTHDLVWSRHLRRSDHIDSEENVVHLSSWSYHAGVHQHIDITQPRENIEYHLENNDLTAAAAWARKMSEYYVARGCENFNVEVRFDKIRNLSLSDYLNSLMPVLSDRLREGETDDETTLNDGEVDDLLDTIGNMQMFIDQNLWGMNKNVHYSEPEAASFTKGELQSNIEAFEKIFEVIHCDDCESWRSESDTGIECDCSILLKT from the coding sequence ATGAGACTGAGTAGTCTTAAGATCAGAGAATTTCGGGGAATCCGCTGTCTTGATATCAATTTTTCCTCCGACGGAATTCTCATCTATGGACCGAATGGAGTCGGTAAGAGTAGCATCATTCAGGCGATTGAGTTCCTACTCACAGGAGAAGTATCGAACGTAACGGGCACCGGAACTGGCCGCAAGTCACCAACTGATGACATTCACCATCGAGAAGCTAGTCCAGAGGAGTGTGAAGTAACCGCTACCTTTGAAACAGAAGATATCGAAGTTTGTATTCAGCGATGTCTTGAAGACGGTGAACTCACACTTGTATCCAGAAGTGACGAGAAAGACGACGAAGGACTCCCCCAATCTATTCGAACTCTTCAGGCAGCGACGAAAAGCAGGCTGAATTTCCTGACTCGTGAGGACTTGCTAAGATTCGTCGATGCTCCAGACAGCAAGCGAGGAGAGGCATTAAACGAAATGCTCCGGCTGGACAGGATTGATCAGTACCGGAAAACGCTCCAACGGGCCGAAGGAGACTTCGAAAGCCAACGGAGTCAGACTGAAGAGGAAATGGACGAGGCGCGTAGAGAATTTTATGACGAATTAGAAACGGGAGCAGAGGAAATTCTCGGCAAAGGAGCTCCTGCCGTGGCTTCCGACACGACTGCGCTGGAGGTGGTAAACGCACTTCGAGCCGAGTACGACGCAGATCCAATAGATGATCTTGGGACGATAGAGTTCACCGACGGAATCACCGAACCGAGCCAACCCTCCGTTCATCCACTTGCCCGCACCAAGACCGTCGACAGGCTCGGTGACGTCGCTTCAGGCGTAGACGATATCCGAGAGGATATAATAGAACCCTTCGAGGATTTGATAGGCACAATTGAGAAGCTGGATTCCCGCCCAAAACTGAGACGGGATATCCAGGCACAAAGCCTGATTCAGCAGGGACAGAAGCTCGTTGATGACGATACCGACCAGTGTCCACTCTGCTTGGATGACTGGAGCGACCGCGACTTGGCGGGGTTACTAGATGATCGGCGTGAAAATGTTACCGAGGCTGAACATCTGCGAAACCATATTAGCGAACGGATTGACAATCTACAGAGCGCCTTTCGTGATCTGGAGCGACCTCTGGAGTCGCTTATCAAAGATCTTGAACACGAGATTCCAGAAGATTACGAGCCCATCATATCAGAACAGGAACGCTTGGTAGAATTCAGCGAACAGCTGGCAGAGACACGGAATGAACTCACCTCAGGGGATCTCCTTGATATTCCCCACATAGAAGTGGATTCTACAGAACTCGAAGCTTCGTTGATTCCAGCAGACATCAACGAGACGCTCAATCATCTCCAGAGGATTTCCGAGAAAGTTGAAGAACCCGATAATCAAATGGCCGCCTATAGAACGCTTGCAGTAGCGACCGAGCGCTACGAGAAATACAAGCAGACTGTAGAAACTCTTGATGAAAAAGAGCGCCTCCATAGGATCGCCGAAACGGTCTTCACAGAGTTTCAGAGCGTCCGACAGCAGCTTATGGACGACACGCTGTCTGAAATATACAATGAGTTCGTATCTCTCCTCGATACTTTCTCCAGTGAGTTGATGGTAGATCCGGATGACGGGACGTTTCAATCAACAGATGCCGGAGTTGAGTTCCGAGTCCCGTTCCACGACGGCGAGACACATCGTCCGAACCTGCTGTTCAGCGAGGGTCAGCAGGACATCATTGGGTTAGCGCTGTTCCTTTCAATGACCCGTGCCGTCACCCCGGAGTCGGTTGATCTTGTGCTACTGGATGACGTTCTTTCTTCCGTTGATGCCGATCATCGAGCAAACGTGGCCCGCATTCTAAATTCTGAATACGGGGACGAGTTTCAGTTCCTATTCACGACTCACGATTTGGTCTGGAGCCGCCATCTCCGACGCAGCGATCACATCGACAGTGAGGAAAACGTAGTTCATTTGAGTAGCTGGAGCTACCACGCTGGCGTACACCAGCACATCGATATCACCCAGCCTCGTGAAAATATCGAATACCATCTCGAGAATAATGATCTAACGGCAGCAGCAGCTTGGGCACGGAAGATGTCCGAATACTATGTTGCGAGGGGATGCGAGAATTTCAATGTAGAAGTTAGATTCGACAAGATACGAAATCTTTCGCTAAGTGACTATCTTAATTCGCTAATGCCCGTGCTTTCCGATCGACTAAGAGAGGGGGAAACAGACGACGAGACTACACTAAATGATGGAGAAGTTGATGACTTGCTCGATACGATCGGCAACATGCAGATGTTTATCGATCAGAATCTCTGGGGAATGAATAAGAATGTCCACTATTCTGAGCCAGAGGCTGCGTCATTCACTAAAGGCGAACTTCAGTCAAACATAGAGGCTTTCGAGAAAATCTTCGAAGTAATTCACTGTGATGACTGCGAATCCTGGCGAAGTGAGAGTGACACAGGAATTGAATGCGATTGTTCGATATTATTGAAAACGTAG